Proteins encoded in a region of the Flavobacteriales bacterium genome:
- a CDS encoding MazG nucleotide pyrophosphohydrolase domain-containing protein, whose protein sequence is IARKYGEQSYKDSDNSDLGEELADVLFVLLCLANQTDTKLQEAFDKKLKVKTVRDAERHLGNSKLK, encoded by the coding sequence ATAGCAAGAAAATATGGCGAACAATCGTATAAGGATAGCGACAACTCCGATTTAGGAGAAGAATTAGCAGATGTCTTATTTGTTCTTTTGTGTTTGGCCAATCAAACCGATACCAAGCTGCAAGAAGCCTTTGATAAAAAACTGAAAGTCAAGACAGTAAGAGATGCTGAGCGCCATCTAGGAAATTCTAAACTAAAATAA